One region of bacterium genomic DNA includes:
- a CDS encoding sulfatase — protein sequence METGRRDFLKLIAAAAAAGALPARAGSSAPGAVPPPSRPDILVIMADDHRHDALGCAGHPYVRTPALDRVAAGGVRFTNAFVTTSLCSPSRASYLTGRYPHQHGIATNAGRPLRPGNPTYPELLQAAGYETAFWGKWHLGPFPRPLSQPGFDHWTVLNGQGSYAPNDLIVDGEVVHEDRYITDALTARALEFLERPHEKPLLMVLSHKAAHAPFVPAARHADLYAGENPDLFWAPDEDMSQKAVGTEQALYGSYRDTVLDYYRCLAAVDESVAALDAALERSGRRDDTLVIYTSDNGFLLGEHGGLWDKRRAYEPAIRVPLLVRWPRALSVGGHCAELVLNIDLLPSLLEAAGVKSPPGVQGRSWLPVARGAPGRDAFLYEYFQDDGPVGSLVAVRTRRWKYIVPLDQHGGRNARRPVELYDLAADPGELRNLAGDPAFAA from the coding sequence TTGGAGACCGGCCGACGCGACTTCCTGAAGCTGATCGCCGCCGCGGCGGCCGCCGGCGCGCTGCCGGCGCGGGCCGGCTCCTCCGCGCCCGGCGCCGTGCCCCCGCCGTCCCGCCCCGATATCCTGGTGATCATGGCCGACGACCACCGGCACGACGCCCTCGGCTGCGCCGGCCACCCCTACGTGCGGACGCCCGCCCTGGACCGGGTCGCGGCCGGCGGCGTCCGCTTCACGAACGCCTTCGTGACGACGTCGCTGTGCAGCCCATCGCGCGCCAGCTACCTGACCGGGCGCTACCCGCACCAACACGGCATCGCCACGAACGCCGGCCGGCCGCTGAGGCCCGGCAACCCCACCTACCCCGAACTGCTGCAGGCGGCCGGCTACGAGACGGCATTCTGGGGCAAGTGGCACCTGGGCCCCTTCCCGCGCCCCCTCTCCCAGCCCGGGTTCGATCACTGGACCGTGTTGAACGGTCAGGGTTCCTACGCGCCCAACGACCTCATCGTCGACGGGGAGGTCGTCCACGAGGACCGTTACATCACCGATGCCTTGACCGCGCGGGCCCTGGAGTTCCTGGAGCGCCCCCACGAGAAGCCCCTGCTGATGGTGCTGAGCCACAAGGCGGCGCACGCGCCCTTCGTGCCGGCCGCTCGCCACGCCGATCTCTACGCGGGCGAGAATCCCGATCTTTTCTGGGCTCCGGACGAGGACATGTCGCAGAAGGCGGTCGGCACGGAGCAGGCGCTCTACGGGTCTTATCGCGATACGGTCCTGGACTACTACCGCTGCCTGGCCGCCGTCGACGAGAGCGTGGCCGCCCTGGACGCCGCTCTGGAGAGGTCGGGACGTCGGGACGACACGCTGGTGATCTACACCAGCGACAACGGGTTCCTGCTCGGCGAGCACGGCGGGCTGTGGGACAAGCGGCGCGCCTACGAGCCCGCCATCCGTGTGCCGCTGCTGGTACGGTGGCCGCGCGCCCTGTCGGTCGGCGGCCACTGCGCCGAACTGGTCCTGAACATCGACCTGCTGCCGTCCCTGCTCGAGGCCGCCGGCGTGAAGTCGCCGCCCGGCGTGCAGGGTCGCTCCTGGCTGCCGGTCGCCCGCGGTGCGCCCGGCCGCGATGCCTTCCTCTACGAGTACTTCCAGGACGATGGCCCGGTCGGTTCGCTGGTCGCCGTACGCACGAGGCGCTGGAAGTACATCGTGCCCCTCGACCAGCACGGCGGCCGCAACGCGCGCCGGCCGGTGGAACTGTACGACCTCGCCGCCGATCCCGGCGAGCTGCGCAACCTCGCCGGCGACCCCGCGTTCGCGGCG